One Pseudomonas lalucatii genomic window carries:
- the atpB gene encoding F0F1 ATP synthase subunit A, whose product MAEQTASGYIQHHLQNLTFGKLPNGDWGFAHTAEQAKEMGFWAFHVDTLGWSVVLGLVFVLLFRMAAKRATSGQPGGLQNFVEVLVEFVDTSVKETFHGRNPLIAPLALTIFVWVFLMNFMDLIPVDWLPLIAANLSGDSHLFFRVVPTTDPNATLGLSFSVFALIIFYSIKVKGIGGFLGELTLHPFGSKNVLVQALLVPVNFLLEFVTLIAKPVSLALRLFGNLYAGELIFILIAVVFSAGWLLGAFGIVLHWAWAVFHILIITLQAFIFMMLTIVYLSMAHEDNH is encoded by the coding sequence ATGGCAGAACAAACCGCTTCGGGCTATATCCAGCACCACCTGCAGAACCTGACTTTCGGGAAGCTGCCCAATGGTGACTGGGGCTTTGCCCACACCGCAGAACAAGCCAAAGAAATGGGTTTCTGGGCATTCCACGTGGATACCCTGGGCTGGTCCGTAGTATTGGGCCTGGTTTTCGTCCTGCTGTTCCGCATGGCCGCCAAGCGCGCGACCAGCGGTCAGCCCGGCGGCCTGCAGAACTTCGTCGAAGTGCTGGTGGAGTTCGTCGACACCAGCGTCAAGGAGACCTTCCACGGCCGCAATCCGCTGATCGCGCCGCTGGCCCTGACCATCTTCGTCTGGGTCTTCCTGATGAACTTCATGGACCTGATCCCCGTTGACTGGTTGCCGCTGATCGCGGCCAACCTGAGCGGCGACAGCCACCTGTTCTTCCGCGTCGTGCCGACCACCGACCCGAACGCCACCCTGGGGCTGTCCTTCTCGGTATTCGCCCTGATCATCTTCTACAGCATCAAGGTCAAGGGCATCGGCGGTTTCCTCGGCGAACTGACCCTGCATCCGTTCGGTAGCAAGAACGTCCTGGTCCAGGCCCTGCTGGTACCGGTGAACTTCCTGCTCGAGTTCGTCACCCTGATCGCCAAGCCGGTGTCCCTGGCCCTGCGTCTGTTCGGCAACCTCTATGCCGGCGAACTGATCTTCATCCTGATCGCCGTGGTGTTCAGTGCCGGCTGGCTGCTGGGCGCCTTCGGCATCGTGCTGCACTGGGCCTGGGCTGTGTTCCACATCCTGATCA
- a CDS encoding F0F1 ATP synthase subunit I: MDVRTPNRLPFHRLPVFPVLVVQLVVVLLAAVLLWQGHGVVAGYSGLCGGLIAWLPNLYFAHKAFRYSGARAAQAIVRSFYAGEAGKLILTAALFALTFAGVKPLEALAVFGVFLLTQLVNWFAPLLLKIRLLRP, encoded by the coding sequence ATGGATGTACGCACGCCGAACCGCTTGCCCTTCCATCGCCTGCCGGTATTTCCGGTGCTGGTGGTGCAGTTGGTAGTTGTGTTGCTGGCGGCCGTACTGCTCTGGCAAGGGCATGGTGTGGTGGCCGGTTATTCCGGATTGTGCGGCGGCCTGATCGCGTGGTTGCCCAATCTGTACTTCGCCCACAAGGCGTTCCGGTATTCCGGGGCGCGGGCCGCCCAGGCCATCGTCCGGTCGTTTTATGCCGGCGAGGCGGGCAAGTTGATTTTGACGGCGGCGCTGTTTGCGCTGACGTTCGCAGGCGTGAAGCCATTGGAGGCGCTGGCGGTATTCGGCGTCTTCCTGCTGACCCAACTGGTCAACTGGTTCGCTCCCCTGCTGCTGAAAATAAGACTTTTGAGACCTTAG
- a CDS encoding ParB/RepB/Spo0J family partition protein, with translation MAAKKRGLGRGLDALLGGTSVTALQEEAVQVDRQELQHLPLELIQRGKYQPRRDMDPTALDELAQSIKAQGVMQPIVVRPIAGGRYEIVAGERRWRACHQAGLERIPAMVRELPDEAAIAMALIENIQREDLNPIEEAVALQRLQQEFQLTQQQVAEAVGKSRATITNLLRLIGLPEEIKILLSHGDLEMGHARALLGLPAEQQVDGARHVVARGLTVRQTEALVRQWLNSKEKPVEKVKPDPDISRLEQRLAERLGSPVQIKHGQKGKGQLVIRYSSLDELQGVLAHIR, from the coding sequence ATGGCCGCCAAGAAACGAGGGCTGGGGCGAGGCCTGGACGCCCTGCTGGGGGGAACCAGTGTCACCGCCTTGCAGGAAGAAGCCGTCCAGGTCGACCGCCAGGAACTGCAACACCTGCCGCTGGAGCTGATCCAGCGTGGCAAATACCAGCCGCGTCGCGACATGGACCCGACCGCGCTGGACGAACTGGCCCAGTCGATCAAGGCCCAGGGCGTGATGCAGCCGATCGTGGTGCGCCCGATCGCTGGCGGTCGCTACGAGATCGTCGCCGGTGAACGCCGTTGGCGCGCCTGCCACCAGGCCGGCCTGGAGCGCATTCCGGCCATGGTCCGAGAGCTGCCGGACGAGGCCGCCATCGCCATGGCGCTGATCGAGAACATCCAGCGCGAAGACCTCAACCCGATCGAGGAGGCCGTCGCCCTGCAGCGTCTGCAGCAGGAGTTCCAGCTGACCCAGCAGCAGGTCGCCGAGGCCGTCGGCAAATCGCGGGCGACCATCACCAACCTGCTGCGCCTGATCGGCCTGCCGGAGGAGATCAAGATCCTGCTCTCCCATGGCGATCTCGAGATGGGCCATGCCCGCGCCTTGCTGGGCCTGCCGGCCGAACAACAGGTCGACGGGGCGCGACATGTTGTCGCACGCGGGCTGACCGTGCGCCAAACCGAGGCACTGGTGCGGCAGTGGCTGAACAGCAAGGAGAAACCTGTCGAGAAGGTCAAGCCGGATCCCGACATCAGCCGCCTCGAACAGCGCCTGGCTGAGCGCCTGGGCTCGCCGGTGCAGATCAAGCACGGACAGAAGGGCAAAGGCCAACTGGTCATCCGCTACAGTTCGCTGGATGAGCTGCAAGGCGTGTTGGCGCACATTCGTTGA
- a CDS encoding ParA family protein: MAKVFAIANQKGGVGKTTTCINLAASLVATKRRVLLIDLDPQGNATMGSGVDKHALEYSIYDVLIGECNLGEAMQFSEHGGYQLLPANRDLTAAEVALLEMQMKESRLRNALAPIRENYDYILIDCPPALSMLTINALVAADGVIIPMQCEYYALEGLSDLINSIQRIGQMLNPQLRIEGLLRTMYDPRISLTNDVSAQLKEHFAEQLYQTVIPRNVRLAEAPSFGMPALVYDKQSRGAIAYLALAGELVRRQRASAHTATA; the protein is encoded by the coding sequence ATGGCTAAGGTATTCGCAATCGCTAACCAGAAAGGCGGGGTGGGCAAGACCACCACCTGCATCAACCTGGCGGCCTCGCTGGTGGCGACCAAGCGCCGGGTGCTGCTGATCGACCTCGATCCCCAGGGCAACGCCACCATGGGCAGCGGTGTGGATAAGCATGCCCTCGAGTATTCGATCTATGACGTGCTGATCGGCGAGTGCAACCTGGGCGAGGCCATGCAGTTCTCCGAACACGGCGGCTACCAGTTGCTGCCGGCCAACCGCGACCTGACCGCGGCGGAGGTCGCCCTGCTGGAAATGCAGATGAAGGAGAGTCGCCTGCGCAATGCCCTGGCGCCGATCCGCGAGAACTACGACTACATCCTCATCGACTGCCCGCCCGCGCTGTCCATGCTGACGATCAATGCCCTGGTCGCCGCCGACGGGGTGATCATCCCCATGCAGTGCGAGTACTACGCCCTCGAGGGCCTCAGCGATCTGATCAACAGCATCCAGCGCATCGGCCAGATGCTCAATCCGCAGCTGAGGATCGAGGGGCTGCTGCGCACCATGTACGACCCGCGCATCAGCCTGACCAACGACGTCTCGGCGCAGCTCAAGGAGCATTTCGCCGAGCAGCTGTATCAAACCGTGATCCCGCGCAACGTGCGCCTGGCCGAGGCACCGAGCTTCGGCATGCCGGCGCTGGTCTACGACAAGCAATCCCGTGGTGCCATCGCCTACCTGGCGTTGGCCGGCGAACTGGTTCGCCGACAGCGCGCCAGCGCCCACACCGCTACCGCATAA
- the rsmG gene encoding 16S rRNA (guanine(527)-N(7))-methyltransferase RsmG: MSTVTHRHAEELAQGARELGVELSATQQEQLLAYLALLIKWNKAYNLTAVRDPDEMVSRHLLDSLSVVPYVAEGGDDWLDVGSGGGMPGIPLAILFPQRRFTLLDSNGKKTRFLTQVKLELKLPNLEVIHSRVEAFTPPRPFAGICSRAFSALQDFANWTRHLGDQQTRWLAMKGVHPDDELQALPADFRLIATEVLKVPGCQGQRHLLILRRSV; this comes from the coding sequence ATGTCCACGGTTACCCATCGCCATGCCGAGGAGCTGGCCCAGGGCGCCCGCGAGCTCGGCGTCGAGCTGTCCGCGACGCAGCAAGAGCAGCTGCTCGCCTACCTGGCGCTGCTGATCAAGTGGAACAAGGCCTACAACCTCACCGCGGTGCGCGATCCCGACGAGATGGTCTCCCGCCATTTGCTCGACAGCCTGTCCGTGGTGCCCTATGTCGCCGAAGGCGGCGACGACTGGCTGGACGTCGGCAGCGGCGGCGGCATGCCGGGGATTCCCCTGGCCATCCTGTTTCCCCAGCGACGCTTCACCCTGCTCGACTCCAACGGCAAGAAGACCCGCTTCCTCACCCAGGTGAAGCTGGAGCTGAAACTGCCCAACCTGGAAGTTATCCACAGTCGGGTCGAGGCCTTCACGCCCCCCCGGCCGTTCGCCGGCATCTGCTCGCGGGCCTTCAGCGCGCTGCAGGACTTCGCCAACTGGACCCGCCATCTGGGTGACCAGCAGACCCGCTGGCTGGCGATGAAGGGCGTGCATCCGGACGACGAACTGCAGGCGCTGCCGGCGGACTTCCGCCTCATCGCCACCGAGGTGCTCAAGGTTCCCGGTTGCCAAGGCCAACGCCATCTGCTGATACTGCGTCGCTCGGTCTAG